In the genome of Desertibacillus haloalkaliphilus, one region contains:
- a CDS encoding serine/threonine protein kinase, with protein MKSYSKSPVCNFAPGTKIVGKWHNKPYKIIKQLGSGATGSVYLADSQDGRIALKIGINNMAITSEVNVLKHFSKVQGQVLGPSLLDVDDLVSGGNQYPFYVMEYLKGQELLQFIQKRGDEWIGILVVQLLGDLDRLHRAGWVFGDLKPDNLIVVGPPARIRWFDVGGTTLLGRSIKEYTEFYDRGYWGQGTRKAEPSYDLFAVAMIMINCCYPSRFEKKSEKGIEQLKEAITAKSSLRPYEGVLMKALQGRYEHAQEMRKELVDAISSHTTYKPKPKRSQQRQAKRKRERKQKSSVFVEIFLVVSFILLAYILYLFGQLM; from the coding sequence ATGAAGAGCTATTCGAAGAGTCCGGTATGTAACTTTGCACCTGGAACTAAAATTGTAGGGAAATGGCACAACAAGCCTTATAAAATCATTAAGCAGTTAGGGTCTGGTGCGACTGGATCAGTGTATCTTGCTGATTCGCAAGATGGTAGAATCGCGTTGAAAATAGGAATAAATAATATGGCAATTACGTCCGAAGTAAACGTATTGAAGCATTTTTCAAAGGTCCAAGGACAAGTTCTTGGACCTTCTTTGTTAGATGTTGACGATCTTGTCAGTGGCGGAAATCAGTATCCTTTTTATGTAATGGAGTATTTAAAGGGACAGGAGCTACTACAGTTTATACAAAAGCGCGGTGACGAGTGGATTGGGATTTTAGTTGTACAATTATTAGGAGATCTTGATCGTCTTCATCGTGCGGGGTGGGTGTTTGGTGATTTGAAGCCAGATAACTTAATTGTAGTTGGACCACCTGCAAGGATTCGCTGGTTTGATGTTGGGGGGACAACGTTGTTAGGACGCTCCATTAAAGAATATACGGAGTTTTATGACCGAGGGTATTGGGGGCAGGGGACGCGTAAGGCTGAACCTAGTTATGATTTGTTTGCTGTTGCGATGATTATGATCAACTGTTGTTACCCTTCAAGGTTTGAAAAGAAGAGTGAAAAAGGAATTGAACAATTAAAGGAGGCTATTACAGCTAAATCATCATTACGCCCATATGAAGGTGTTCTTATGAAAGCGTTGCAAGGGCGATATGAGCATGCCCAGGAAATGAGAAAGGAGCTTGTTGATGCAATAAGTTCGCACACAACATATAAACCAAAACCGAAGCGGTCACAGCAAAGACAAGCAAAGAGAAAAAGAGAACGCAAGCAAAAATCTTCGGTGTTTGTTGAAATCTTTCTGGTCGTCTCTTTTATTCTTTTGGCATATATTCTATACTTATTTGGGCAATTAATGTAA